One genomic region from Yersinia canariae encodes:
- the thiI gene encoding tRNA uracil 4-sulfurtransferase ThiI produces MKFIIKLFPEITIKSQSVRLRFIKILTTNIRNVLKNLEDDTLAVVRHWDHIELRTKDDNLGPQICDALTRVPGIHHILEVEDRSYTDMHNIFEQTLEAYRETLIGKTFCVRVKRRGKHEFSSGDVERYVGGGLNQHIESAKVKLTHPQVTVHLEIDQDKLTLIKARHEGLGGFPIGTQEDVLSLISGGFDSGVSSYMLMRRGCRVHYCFFNLGGSAHEIGVKQVAHYLWNRFGSSHRVRFVAIDFEPVVGEILEKVEDGQMGVVLKRMMVRAASQVAERYGVQALVTGEALGQVSSQTLTNLRLIDNASDTLILRPLISHDKEHIINLAREIGTEDFAKTMPEYCGVISKSPTVKAVKAKIEEEESHFDFSILDRVVSEAKNVDIREIAEQSREQVVEVETVAELADSDVLLDIRAPDEQDEKPLKLDGIEIHALPFYKLSSQFADLDQSKTYLLYCDRGVMSRLQALYLREQGYTNVKVYRP; encoded by the coding sequence ATGAAGTTTATCATTAAATTGTTCCCAGAAATCACCATCAAGAGTCAATCTGTGCGATTGCGCTTCATTAAGATCCTCACAACCAATATCCGCAACGTATTGAAAAACCTTGAGGACGATACCCTCGCGGTGGTCCGTCATTGGGATCATATTGAACTGCGCACTAAAGATGACAATCTCGGCCCACAGATTTGTGATGCTCTAACCCGCGTTCCGGGTATCCACCATATTCTCGAAGTGGAAGACCGCAGCTACACCGATATGCACAATATCTTTGAGCAGACGCTGGAAGCCTACCGCGAAACTTTGATTGGGAAAACTTTCTGTGTCCGGGTGAAACGCCGTGGTAAGCATGAATTTTCGTCTGGTGATGTTGAGCGGTATGTCGGTGGCGGTCTGAATCAACATATAGAAAGTGCCAAAGTTAAACTGACCCATCCTCAGGTAACAGTGCATTTAGAAATTGATCAAGACAAACTGACCCTGATCAAAGCGCGCCATGAAGGGTTGGGCGGCTTCCCGATTGGTACACAGGAAGATGTTTTATCCCTGATTTCCGGTGGTTTTGACTCGGGTGTATCCAGCTATATGCTGATGCGCCGTGGTTGCCGGGTGCATTATTGCTTCTTCAATCTTGGTGGCTCAGCCCATGAGATTGGGGTAAAGCAAGTTGCTCACTATTTGTGGAATCGTTTTGGTAGCTCCCATCGGGTGCGTTTTGTTGCTATCGATTTTGAGCCGGTGGTGGGTGAAATTCTCGAAAAAGTCGAAGATGGTCAGATGGGCGTGGTGTTAAAACGCATGATGGTGCGTGCTGCATCTCAGGTTGCCGAACGTTATGGTGTTCAGGCGTTGGTGACAGGGGAGGCGCTGGGGCAGGTGTCTAGCCAGACACTGACCAACTTGCGCTTGATTGATAATGCGTCTGACACCCTGATCTTGCGCCCACTTATCTCACATGACAAAGAGCACATCATCAATTTGGCGCGGGAAATCGGCACTGAAGATTTCGCTAAAACCATGCCAGAATATTGCGGCGTGATTTCAAAAAGCCCAACAGTAAAAGCGGTGAAAGCCAAAATTGAAGAAGAGGAATCTCACTTTGATTTCTCTATTCTGGACCGGGTGGTCAGTGAAGCTAAAAATGTCGACATCCGTGAAATCGCCGAGCAAAGTCGTGAGCAAGTGGTTGAAGTTGAAACCGTTGCAGAACTGGCGGATAGCGATGTGTTGTTGGATATCCGCGCGCCAGATGAGCAAGATGAAAAACCACTCAAGTTGGATGGCATTGAGATACATGCGTTACCATTCTATAAGCTGAGTTCACAATTTGCCGATTTGGATCAAAGTAAAACCTATCTGTTATATTGCGATCGCGGTGTGATGAGCCGTTTGCAGGCGCTTTATTTGCGTGAGCAGGGGTATACCAATGTGAAGGTGTACCGCCCTTAA
- the xseB gene encoding exodeoxyribonuclease VII small subunit has product MPKKAASPETKVASFETSLSELEQIVTRLESGELPLEEALNEFERGVQLARLGQQTLLQAEQRVQVLLSDEVDAPLVPFTPDAE; this is encoded by the coding sequence ATGCCGAAAAAAGCTGCATCACCTGAAACCAAAGTCGCCAGTTTTGAGACATCGCTCAGTGAACTGGAACAGATCGTTACTCGTCTCGAGTCCGGTGAACTCCCGCTGGAAGAGGCGTTAAATGAGTTTGAACGTGGCGTACAATTAGCGCGTCTTGGTCAGCAAACTCTGCTGCAAGCCGAACAACGTGTTCAGGTTCTCCTAAGTGACGAAGTGGATGCGCCATTAGTCCCTTTCACTCCGGATGCTGAGTAG
- the ispA gene encoding (2E,6E)-farnesyl diphosphate synthase, with protein sequence MSNTHSSADFNQQLAAHQLRVNQALLDFIAPLPFGKSDLVEAMRYGAVLGGKRLRPYLVYATGQMFGLSLTNLDAPAAAIECIHAYSLIHDDLPAMDDDDLRRGQPTCHVKFGEANAILAGDALQTLAFSILAEAPMPDVADKDRLSMIAELAHASGVAGMCGGQALDLEAEARQITLDELEKIHRHKTGALIRAAVRLGALAAGAPGREALPLLDRYANAIGLAFQVQDDILDVIGDTATIGKRQGADQQHGKSTYPALLGLDCAKTKAMDLYQEAISALNALSEQSYNIAPLQALACFIIERDN encoded by the coding sequence ATGTCTAATACCCACTCCTCCGCTGATTTTAATCAGCAGCTTGCCGCACATCAGCTGCGGGTCAATCAAGCTCTATTAGATTTCATCGCGCCACTCCCTTTTGGTAAGAGTGACTTGGTAGAAGCCATGCGCTATGGTGCCGTGCTGGGCGGCAAGCGGCTGCGCCCTTATTTGGTCTACGCCACGGGGCAAATGTTTGGCCTGTCGCTGACCAATCTGGATGCCCCTGCGGCTGCAATAGAGTGTATCCATGCCTATTCTTTGATTCATGATGATTTGCCTGCAATGGATGACGACGATTTGCGTCGTGGCCAGCCCACTTGTCATGTGAAGTTTGGTGAAGCAAATGCGATTTTGGCCGGTGACGCGTTGCAAACCTTGGCTTTTTCTATCCTGGCAGAAGCCCCAATGCCCGATGTGGCAGATAAAGACAGGCTGTCGATGATTGCAGAATTAGCCCATGCCAGCGGAGTGGCGGGCATGTGTGGCGGCCAAGCATTGGATCTGGAAGCCGAAGCGCGCCAGATAACACTTGATGAGCTCGAAAAAATCCACCGCCATAAAACGGGGGCACTAATCCGCGCAGCCGTTCGTCTTGGCGCGTTGGCAGCCGGAGCCCCTGGGCGCGAAGCATTACCATTGCTTGACCGTTATGCCAATGCAATCGGCCTGGCCTTTCAGGTACAGGACGATATTTTAGACGTTATCGGTGATACCGCTACAATTGGTAAACGTCAGGGGGCCGACCAACAACACGGAAAAAGTACTTATCCGGCACTTTTGGGGTTAGATTGCGCCAAAACTAAAGCCATGGATTTGTATCAGGAAGCCATTAGCGCCCTGAATGCGCTGTCGGAGCAATCCTATAACATAGCGCCGCTACAGGCGTTAGCCTGTTTCATTATTGAGCGTGATAACTAG
- the dxs gene encoding 1-deoxy-D-xylulose-5-phosphate synthase — protein sequence MSLDIAKYPTLALAENPEELRMLPKDSLPKLCDELRQYLLASVSRSSGHFASGLGVVELTVALHYVYNTPFDHLVWDVGHQAYPHKILTGRREQIGTIRQKDGLHPFPWRGESEYDVLSVGHSSTSISAGLGMAVAAEHEGKGRRTVCVIGDGAITAGMAFEAMNHAGDIHSDMLVILNDNEMSISENVGGLNNHLAQLLSGKLYASLREGGKKAFSGLPPIKDLLKRTEEHLKGMVVPSTLFEELGFNYIGPVDGHDVQALTQTLKNMRSLKGPQLLHIMTKKGKGYAPAEKDPIGWHAVPKFDPASGTLPKSQGGLPTYSKIFGEWLCETAAKDSQLMAVTPAMREGSGMVRFSREYPQQYFDVAIAEQHAVTFAAGLAIGGYKPIVAIYSTFLQRAYDQLIHDVAIQNLPVLFAIDRGGLVGADGQTHQGAFDLSFMRCIPNMVIMTPSDENECRQMLHTGYHHNGPAAVRYPRGNGTGAVLEPLAIMPIGKGIVRREGEKVAILCFGTLLAQAQIVADNLNATLVDMRFVKPLDKELVLEMAASHEILVTVEENAIMGGAGSGVNELLMAKRQLVPVLNLGLPDHFVPQGEQDEMRAEFGLDAAGIQRQIEAWLE from the coding sequence ATGAGTCTTGATATAGCCAAATACCCGACATTGGCACTGGCGGAAAACCCTGAAGAACTGCGCATGTTGCCAAAAGATAGTCTGCCGAAGTTATGTGATGAACTACGGCAGTATTTGCTTGCCTCCGTCAGCCGCTCCAGTGGGCACTTTGCTTCTGGATTGGGCGTGGTCGAGCTCACTGTCGCGTTGCATTACGTCTACAACACCCCGTTTGACCATCTGGTGTGGGACGTAGGCCATCAGGCTTATCCGCACAAAATATTGACGGGCCGCCGCGAGCAAATAGGTACCATTCGCCAGAAAGATGGCTTACACCCTTTCCCATGGCGTGGCGAAAGTGAATATGACGTGCTTTCTGTCGGTCATTCCTCAACGTCCATCAGTGCAGGTTTGGGCATGGCCGTGGCAGCTGAGCATGAAGGTAAAGGGCGGCGTACCGTGTGCGTGATTGGTGACGGTGCCATTACTGCGGGCATGGCTTTTGAAGCTATGAATCATGCGGGCGATATTCACTCAGACATGTTGGTTATCCTTAACGACAACGAAATGTCCATTTCAGAAAACGTAGGTGGCCTGAATAATCATTTGGCCCAGTTATTATCTGGCAAACTCTACGCCAGCCTGCGTGAAGGCGGTAAAAAAGCATTTTCGGGCTTACCGCCGATTAAGGATTTACTCAAGCGCACTGAAGAGCACCTGAAAGGCATGGTGGTGCCAAGCACCTTATTTGAAGAATTAGGCTTTAATTACATCGGCCCGGTAGATGGTCATGACGTGCAGGCGTTGACACAAACATTGAAAAACATGCGCAGCCTGAAAGGCCCGCAACTGTTGCATATCATGACCAAAAAAGGCAAAGGTTATGCTCCGGCTGAAAAAGATCCCATCGGCTGGCATGCAGTACCGAAGTTTGATCCGGCCTCCGGTACCTTGCCGAAAAGTCAGGGCGGTTTACCCACTTATTCTAAAATCTTTGGTGAATGGTTATGTGAAACCGCCGCTAAAGACAGTCAGTTAATGGCCGTGACACCCGCAATGCGTGAAGGCTCGGGGATGGTGCGCTTCTCGCGTGAATATCCGCAGCAGTATTTTGATGTCGCGATTGCTGAGCAACATGCGGTGACTTTTGCCGCCGGTCTGGCTATTGGTGGCTACAAACCTATAGTTGCCATCTATTCAACTTTCCTGCAACGGGCTTATGACCAGTTAATCCATGATGTGGCTATCCAAAATCTGCCAGTATTGTTTGCCATTGACCGAGGCGGTTTAGTCGGTGCAGATGGGCAAACCCATCAGGGCGCATTTGATCTCTCATTCATGCGTTGCATTCCAAACATGGTCATCATGACCCCAAGTGATGAAAACGAGTGCCGTCAAATGCTGCACACCGGTTATCACCACAACGGGCCTGCGGCAGTACGTTACCCGCGCGGCAACGGTACCGGTGCAGTGCTAGAACCATTAGCGATAATGCCGATAGGGAAAGGGATTGTGCGCCGCGAAGGTGAAAAAGTGGCGATTCTGTGCTTTGGGACACTACTCGCTCAAGCACAAATTGTGGCCGACAACCTGAATGCTACCCTGGTAGATATGCGCTTCGTTAAGCCGCTGGATAAAGAATTAGTATTAGAAATGGCGGCCAGCCACGAAATATTGGTTACTGTGGAAGAAAACGCCATTATGGGCGGCGCTGGCAGCGGTGTGAATGAGCTACTGATGGCAAAACGCCAATTAGTGCCTGTATTGAACCTTGGTTTACCAGACCACTTTGTGCCACAAGGTGAGCAGGATGAGATGCGCGCTGAATTTGGTTTAGATGCCGCCGGTATACAGCGCCAAATTGAAGCCTGGCTGGAGTAA
- the pgpA gene encoding phosphatidylglycerophosphatase A: MDEAKRRLRLSNPWHLLATGFGSGLSPWAPGTMGSIAAIPFWLLLIQLPWQLYSLVVMFSICIGVYICHRTAKDMQVHDHGSIVWDEFVGMWITLMALPVNDWQWVAAGFVAFRIFDIWKPWPIRWFDRNVHGGMGIMVDDIIAGVVAAAIIFVIGHYWPIDLFY; encoded by the coding sequence ATGGATGAAGCCAAACGTCGTCTGCGGTTATCTAATCCGTGGCACTTGTTGGCAACGGGTTTTGGCAGTGGATTATCGCCGTGGGCTCCGGGCACCATGGGGTCTATTGCTGCCATTCCTTTCTGGCTGTTACTGATTCAGTTACCTTGGCAACTTTATTCTCTGGTCGTGATGTTTAGCATCTGTATTGGTGTCTATATCTGTCATCGCACCGCGAAAGATATGCAAGTTCATGACCATGGAAGTATCGTTTGGGATGAATTTGTTGGCATGTGGATTACCTTGATGGCCTTGCCCGTCAATGATTGGCAATGGGTAGCCGCCGGTTTTGTGGCGTTTCGTATCTTTGATATCTGGAAGCCTTGGCCAATCCGCTGGTTTGATCGCAATGTTCACGGTGGTATGGGAATAATGGTGGATGACATTATCGCCGGTGTAGTGGCTGCCGCGATTATTTTTGTCATTGGCCACTATTGGCCAATCGATCTGTTCTATTGA
- the thiL gene encoding thiamine-phosphate kinase — MACGEFDLIARYFDRFRSNRRDVELGIGDDCALLTVAEKQLLAISTDTLVSGVHFLPDIDPADLGYKSLAVNLSDLAAMGADPAWLSLALTLPNVNEDWLQSFSDSLFDQLNYYGMQLIGGDTTRGPLSLTLTIQGLVPEGRALTRAGARIGDWIYVTGTLGDSAAGLAILQNELRVDDELDRAALIHRHLRPQPRVLQGQALRDLASSAIDISDGLISDLQHILKASHCGARIELDALPYSDALKNQVDADQALRWALSGGEDYELCFTVPEINRGALKVALSNTGAGYTCIGQIGPQSEGMKFFREAKAVEMNLHGFDHFSAGKSHG; from the coding sequence ATGGCATGTGGCGAATTTGACCTCATTGCCCGCTACTTTGACCGGTTCAGAAGTAATCGCCGGGATGTAGAACTGGGTATTGGAGACGACTGCGCACTTCTTACAGTGGCAGAGAAACAGCTGTTGGCCATCAGTACAGATACACTGGTGTCTGGTGTTCATTTCCTTCCGGATATCGATCCGGCCGATCTCGGATATAAATCTTTAGCGGTAAACCTTAGCGATTTAGCTGCGATGGGGGCCGATCCTGCCTGGTTATCTCTTGCTCTGACCCTACCTAACGTCAATGAGGACTGGCTACAATCATTCAGCGACAGCTTGTTTGATCAGCTCAATTATTACGGTATGCAACTGATTGGTGGTGACACCACGCGCGGGCCGCTGAGCTTGACACTGACCATCCAAGGTTTAGTTCCGGAAGGGCGGGCATTGACGCGTGCGGGAGCTAGGATTGGCGACTGGATTTATGTTACCGGTACATTGGGTGACAGCGCTGCTGGTCTGGCAATCTTGCAAAATGAGTTGCGGGTTGATGATGAACTGGATCGAGCAGCATTAATTCACCGCCATTTGCGGCCACAGCCTCGCGTCTTGCAGGGGCAGGCATTGCGCGATCTGGCAAGCTCCGCCATTGATATCTCGGATGGCCTGATTTCTGACCTACAACATATTCTGAAAGCCAGTCATTGTGGCGCGCGTATTGAGCTGGATGCATTACCATATTCTGATGCTTTAAAAAATCAGGTAGATGCAGATCAAGCTTTGCGCTGGGCATTGAGCGGGGGTGAAGACTATGAATTATGCTTTACCGTGCCGGAAATAAACCGTGGCGCACTGAAAGTCGCATTGAGCAATACGGGGGCGGGTTACACGTGTATTGGTCAGATTGGCCCGCAGTCGGAAGGGATGAAATTCTTCCGTGAAGCTAAGGCGGTTGAGATGAATTTGCATGGTTTTGATCATTTTTCAGCAGGTAAATCGCATGGATGA
- the nusB gene encoding transcription antitermination factor NusB, whose protein sequence is MKPAARRRARECAVQALYSWQLSKNDIADVELQFLSEQDVKDVDIAYFRELLSGVAVNAASLDALMAPVLSRQLEELGQVERAVLRIALFELSKRDDVPYKVAINEAIELAKTFGAADSHKFVNGVLDKVAPMIRKKK, encoded by the coding sequence GTGAAACCTGCTGCTCGTCGCCGCGCTCGTGAGTGCGCTGTTCAAGCGCTCTACTCTTGGCAGTTGTCTAAAAACGACATCGCTGATGTTGAATTACAGTTCCTGTCGGAGCAGGATGTCAAAGATGTAGACATCGCCTATTTTCGCGAATTGCTGTCTGGGGTTGCCGTTAACGCCGCATCTCTGGATGCGCTAATGGCGCCTGTTCTTTCCCGCCAGCTCGAAGAATTAGGTCAGGTTGAAAGAGCGGTTCTGCGTATTGCGCTGTTTGAACTGAGCAAACGTGATGATGTCCCTTATAAAGTGGCTATCAATGAAGCGATCGAACTTGCCAAAACGTTTGGCGCTGCTGATAGCCATAAGTTCGTCAACGGGGTGCTGGATAAAGTCGCTCCGATGATACGTAAGAAAAAATAA
- the ribH gene encoding 6,7-dimethyl-8-ribityllumazine synthase: MNVIEGVVATPNARVAIAIARFNNFINDSLLEGAIDALKRIGQVSDDNITVVWVPGAYELPLVANVLAKTNRYDAVIALGTVIRGGTAHFEYVAGEASSGLSSVAMNSDIPVAFGVLTTESIEQAIERAGTKAGNKGAEAALTALEMINVIKAIKG, translated from the coding sequence ATGAACGTTATCGAAGGTGTTGTTGCTACTCCTAATGCCCGTGTGGCGATTGCAATCGCGCGTTTTAACAACTTTATCAACGACAGCCTGCTGGAAGGTGCAATTGATGCCCTGAAGCGCATTGGCCAGGTTTCTGATGACAACATTACTGTTGTTTGGGTTCCGGGTGCCTATGAATTGCCGCTGGTTGCTAATGTGCTAGCAAAAACAAATCGTTACGACGCGGTAATTGCGCTGGGTACGGTTATCCGTGGGGGTACCGCACACTTTGAGTATGTTGCTGGTGAAGCAAGTTCTGGTCTATCAAGTGTCGCCATGAACAGTGATATCCCAGTCGCTTTCGGTGTGCTGACCACAGAAAGTATTGAGCAGGCAATTGAGCGTGCCGGTACTAAAGCCGGTAATAAAGGTGCAGAAGCTGCCCTGACCGCGCTTGAAATGATTAATGTAATCAAAGCTATTAAAGGCTGA
- the ribD gene encoding bifunctional diaminohydroxyphosphoribosylaminopyrimidine deaminase/5-amino-6-(5-phosphoribosylamino)uracil reductase RibD produces the protein MQPDEFYMARAFELARLGRFTTPPNPNVGCVLVRDDEIVGEGYHLRAGEPHAEVHALRMAGEKARGATAYVTLEPCSHHGRTPPCADALLAAGVKRVVAAMQDPNPQVAGRGLYKLKQAGIAVDHGLMLAEAEAVNLGFLKRMRTGFPYLQLKMAASLDGRTAMASGESQWITSPQARQDVQRFRAESSAILSTSATVLADDPSLTVRWQELDAETQALYPRETLRQPVRIIVDSHNRVTPEHKVTQQDGPCWLARVESDEQSWPDNVEQLLLPRHGNGVDLVLLMMQLGKRQINSVWVEAGPQFAGALLQAGVVDELILYIAPKLLGSDARGLCQLAGLTHLNDAPEFDFTDVRRVGPDLRLRLKPKY, from the coding sequence ATGCAGCCCGATGAGTTTTATATGGCCCGAGCCTTTGAATTAGCGCGGCTGGGGCGTTTTACTACGCCACCTAACCCTAATGTCGGGTGTGTTCTGGTTCGTGACGATGAGATTGTTGGTGAGGGCTATCACTTGCGTGCTGGAGAGCCTCATGCTGAGGTGCATGCTTTGCGTATGGCGGGTGAAAAAGCGCGTGGGGCGACTGCTTATGTCACTCTGGAACCTTGCAGTCACCATGGGCGTACGCCGCCCTGTGCTGATGCTTTGCTGGCGGCTGGAGTCAAGCGTGTGGTGGCCGCGATGCAGGACCCCAATCCTCAGGTTGCCGGGCGTGGGTTATATAAGCTAAAGCAAGCAGGAATTGCCGTTGATCACGGCCTGATGCTGGCGGAGGCCGAAGCCGTTAACCTTGGTTTTCTGAAACGGATGCGCACTGGTTTTCCTTATTTACAACTGAAAATGGCAGCATCTTTGGATGGCCGCACGGCGATGGCTTCCGGCGAAAGTCAATGGATAACCTCGCCCCAGGCGCGCCAAGATGTGCAGCGTTTTCGTGCCGAAAGCTCTGCTATCCTCAGTACCAGTGCCACAGTATTGGCCGATGACCCTTCGCTTACCGTGCGCTGGCAGGAATTAGATGCTGAGACTCAAGCTCTTTATCCTCGAGAAACGCTGCGCCAGCCGGTTCGAATTATCGTCGATAGCCATAACCGTGTGACGCCGGAGCATAAAGTGACACAGCAAGATGGCCCGTGCTGGCTGGCTCGAGTGGAGTCAGATGAGCAGTCATGGCCAGACAATGTCGAGCAATTGCTGCTACCGCGCCATGGTAACGGTGTGGATTTGGTCTTATTGATGATGCAACTGGGCAAGCGGCAAATTAATTCTGTTTGGGTTGAAGCCGGGCCACAATTCGCGGGGGCTTTGTTGCAGGCGGGTGTGGTTGACGAACTCATTCTTTATATCGCGCCGAAATTGTTAGGCAGTGATGCTCGTGGATTATGTCAGTTGGCTGGGTTAACACACCTAAATGATGCCCCAGAGTTTGACTTCACGGATGTCCGTCGGGTGGGGCCGGATCTGCGTCTGCGCTTAAAACCGAAGTATTAA
- the nrdR gene encoding transcriptional regulator NrdR, whose translation MHCPFCAAVDTKVIDSRLVSDGSQVRRRRQCLDCNERFTTFEVAELVLPRVIKSDDVREPFNEEKLRRGMLKALEKRPVSSDDVETAISHIKSQLRATGEREVPTKMVGNLVMEALKRLDKVAYIRFASVYRSFEDIREFGEEIARLQD comes from the coding sequence ATGCATTGCCCGTTTTGTGCTGCTGTGGATACCAAAGTTATTGATTCCCGTCTGGTGAGCGATGGTTCGCAAGTGCGCCGTCGCCGCCAGTGTTTAGATTGTAATGAACGTTTCACCACTTTCGAAGTGGCTGAGTTGGTCTTACCGCGTGTTATTAAAAGTGACGATGTGCGCGAGCCCTTCAATGAAGAAAAATTACGCCGTGGCATGCTTAAGGCTCTCGAAAAACGGCCTGTTAGCTCAGATGATGTTGAAACTGCCATCAGCCATATCAAATCTCAATTACGCGCCACAGGTGAACGTGAAGTGCCCACCAAAATGGTAGGCAATTTGGTCATGGAAGCATTGAAACGCTTGGATAAAGTGGCGTATATCCGCTTTGCCTCGGTGTATCGTAGTTTTGAAGATATTCGCGAATTTGGCGAAGAAATTGCCCGCTTGCAAGATTAA
- a CDS encoding MFS transporter permease, which translates to MTSDELITHTTPNQKQVSVRPSEAPDNPFLASEPKIEKLINLYNEKVVNAYNGKKGITLAGSIDTIERFCQEVNRIKNSTSQSLQSSRFNLLVDFFKNKEIEDLFGKMSGYPGDFYLKGSEVNCADGLLLQKVLNEYVNSLDNNKSLLQPEHYKKIKVDLGNLTPKSTASIELENNGNVIIRRFPERNEKIALMLTELLKKHKSNGSFSEKIAEYLKVSRLGAYMQLQPLLNGDNVHVALSQDTEESIIDKITHLSNLMDFIGKHLKYVNTQLNDFPALPAKGTSLKELQEYYFDQALAFDIHPSMYAEPQGMFISAKRWLNVKWGNIIGDVTTKTYLGGENDKPIDTIRKLREILNRNLNNQNYEKTALNNYKYRIINEGLNRIEKQAGTLDYLISNRLLSIDMAKKVTFAFCYSVASECVDLKQQSKSINFNKFLTRVKVVAPLAAVLSVGVLVAGIGGAALASVLAIGICCIGIVYLFIKCKPKLEKSEMSKQLTDAMSGLVYQKDFYLDSHDVSWGEAWKYRKGAIKSWWSGELAAAPTLSESSNSALIRNTD; encoded by the coding sequence TTGACGTCAGATGAATTAATAACCCACACTACACCGAATCAAAAGCAAGTTTCAGTAAGACCTAGTGAAGCTCCTGATAATCCTTTTCTAGCTTCGGAGCCTAAGATTGAAAAACTGATCAATCTGTATAATGAGAAAGTTGTTAATGCTTATAACGGTAAGAAAGGTATTACTCTAGCAGGGAGTATCGACACAATAGAGCGTTTTTGCCAAGAAGTTAATAGAATAAAAAATAGTACTAGCCAGTCATTGCAAAGTTCACGCTTTAACTTATTAGTTGATTTCTTTAAAAATAAAGAAATCGAAGATCTGTTTGGGAAAATGAGTGGTTACCCAGGGGATTTTTATCTTAAAGGCAGTGAGGTAAATTGTGCTGATGGACTGTTGCTTCAGAAAGTACTAAATGAATATGTAAATAGTTTAGATAACAATAAATCTCTGTTACAACCGGAGCATTATAAAAAAATCAAAGTTGATTTGGGAAACTTAACACCTAAGAGTACAGCATCAATTGAACTGGAGAATAATGGAAATGTTATCATTAGACGTTTTCCTGAAAGGAACGAAAAGATAGCGTTAATGCTGACTGAGCTGCTAAAGAAGCACAAGTCGAATGGATCATTTAGTGAAAAGATAGCTGAGTATTTGAAAGTGTCTCGTCTTGGTGCATATATGCAATTACAGCCATTATTAAATGGTGATAATGTGCATGTGGCTTTAAGTCAAGATACAGAAGAGTCGATAATAGATAAAATAACGCATTTAAGTAACTTAATGGATTTTATTGGAAAGCATCTAAAGTATGTTAATACTCAATTAAATGACTTTCCTGCATTACCGGCTAAAGGTACCTCCCTTAAAGAATTGCAAGAGTACTATTTCGACCAGGCTCTTGCTTTTGATATTCATCCCTCCATGTACGCCGAACCGCAGGGGATGTTTATTTCGGCTAAGCGGTGGTTAAATGTTAAATGGGGGAACATCATTGGCGATGTAACTACCAAGACTTATTTGGGTGGGGAAAATGATAAACCCATAGATACAATAAGAAAGTTAAGAGAGATACTCAATAGAAATTTAAACAATCAAAACTATGAAAAAACTGCTTTAAATAATTATAAATACCGAATAATTAACGAGGGACTTAACCGAATAGAAAAACAGGCTGGAACATTAGATTATTTAATATCAAATCGCCTGCTATCGATAGATATGGCCAAAAAAGTGACTTTTGCTTTTTGCTATTCAGTGGCATCGGAATGTGTTGATCTTAAGCAACAATCAAAATCAATCAATTTTAATAAATTCTTAACCAGAGTTAAGGTTGTTGCTCCTCTAGCTGCGGTGCTTTCTGTGGGGGTTCTGGTTGCCGGTATTGGCGGTGCGGCTTTGGCCTCGGTACTTGCTATTGGAATCTGTTGTATCGGTATCGTCTATCTCTTTATAAAGTGCAAACCCAAGTTGGAAAAAAGTGAGATGAGCAAGCAACTGACAGATGCGATGTCAGGCTTGGTATACCAAAAGGATTTTTACCTGGATAGCCACGATGTAAGCTGGGGAGAGGCATGGAAATATCGTAAGGGTGCGATTAAATCTTGGTGGTCTGGGGAGCTGGCAGCCGCGCCAACCCTATCTGAATCGTCAAATAGCGCTCTGATACGCAACACAGACTGA